The Sphingobacterium bambusae genome includes a window with the following:
- a CDS encoding helix-turn-helix transcriptional regulator: MAKMKIYTSLVEQLRAEDRYDRATEKNKELIALAGKENNLTELTKANVAQGIIGVGEENYLQAQIYLDSARATSSKARNKLAIAYSNYLEGYLLNEYEEYEQAIQLFQAVLSLSEHFDDDFLKAKTCYLLYSIYTNWNDLDNTLRYAAKSVASAKKSGDKNLLSNAYSALAVAYTYKYDQHKDKSDLDSVFKICEDAIRLNHQFQGQIASRTYAIAKLNVASYYLKYYPENKHVLKTRIFEALEAGRKAPRNQVFLANAYAMLSHIAQDEHNFAQAEDYLKTAYSALLTESPVYLHTMITICERLAELYETTKQYDKAFSFQKQAGDYAIQLFDQEQAATSKKLEAQYQYDRKEQELLLHKERAKSFHKQRLLYAGLAIIGFLGIFFMFRTYTYRLKYLSEREKQLAAEKNEIELQMQLERVAQAKLLAEQELLTLQQEKLQNEVMTNQLHIHHKNTVLQQLKEKLDKGTLNINQIIREENILDSGFEKVKFQIQEIHPNFFKTLNERAVQQLSALDLRYCAYLYLGMDTKQIAHLLHVEPKSVRMTKYRLKQKLGLDSETVLVTYLKSIL; this comes from the coding sequence ATGGCAAAAATGAAGATCTATACGTCGTTGGTCGAGCAATTGAGGGCAGAAGATCGCTATGATAGGGCAACGGAAAAGAATAAGGAGTTGATTGCATTGGCAGGTAAAGAGAATAATCTGACGGAGCTTACCAAAGCCAACGTTGCTCAGGGGATAATAGGTGTTGGCGAGGAAAATTATCTGCAAGCACAGATCTACCTAGATTCGGCGCGTGCGACATCAAGTAAGGCTAGAAATAAGTTGGCTATAGCGTATAGCAATTATTTGGAAGGCTATTTACTTAATGAATACGAAGAGTACGAACAGGCTATTCAATTATTTCAAGCTGTTCTTTCTCTTTCAGAACATTTCGACGACGATTTTTTGAAAGCCAAGACCTGTTACCTGCTTTACAGCATTTACACCAATTGGAACGATTTGGACAATACGCTGCGCTATGCGGCTAAGTCTGTGGCTTCAGCGAAAAAATCGGGCGACAAAAATTTGTTGTCAAATGCATATTCCGCTCTCGCCGTAGCTTACACCTACAAATATGATCAACACAAAGATAAATCTGATTTGGACAGCGTGTTCAAGATTTGTGAAGACGCCATCAGGTTAAACCATCAATTTCAGGGTCAAATTGCAAGTCGGACTTACGCTATCGCAAAGCTGAATGTAGCTAGTTACTATTTAAAATATTACCCAGAGAATAAACATGTACTTAAAACACGGATATTCGAAGCGCTAGAAGCGGGGCGAAAGGCACCTCGAAATCAGGTCTTCCTAGCAAATGCTTACGCGATGTTGAGTCATATCGCGCAAGATGAACATAATTTCGCTCAAGCGGAGGATTACCTGAAAACGGCTTATAGCGCGCTCTTGACGGAGAGTCCGGTCTATCTTCATACGATGATAACGATCTGTGAAAGGCTGGCCGAGCTGTACGAAACAACGAAACAATATGATAAAGCTTTTTCGTTTCAGAAGCAAGCAGGTGATTATGCCATACAGCTGTTTGATCAGGAACAGGCTGCTACTTCAAAAAAATTAGAAGCGCAATATCAATATGATAGGAAAGAACAGGAATTACTGCTACACAAGGAACGAGCTAAGAGTTTTCATAAACAAAGACTTTTGTATGCCGGACTTGCAATCATCGGTTTTCTAGGCATATTTTTTATGTTTCGTACCTATACATATCGCTTAAAATACTTGTCGGAGCGGGAGAAACAATTGGCTGCTGAAAAAAACGAAATAGAACTACAGATGCAACTGGAGAGGGTGGCACAGGCTAAACTGTTAGCCGAGCAGGAATTGCTGACACTACAACAAGAAAAACTACAGAATGAGGTCATGACTAATCAATTGCACATCCATCATAAGAATACGGTACTTCAACAACTAAAAGAGAAATTAGATAAGGGCACATTAAATATCAACCAGATAATCCGTGAGGAAAACATCTTGGATAGTGGCTTCGAAAAAGTGAAATTCCAAATTCAAGAAATTCACCCTAATTTTTTTAAGACGCTTAATGAACGTGCTGTGCAGCAACTTTCAGCATTGGATCTTAGGTATTGCGCGTATCTCTATTTAGGGATGGATACCAAACAAATAGCTCATTTGTTACATGTAGAACCTAAAAGTGTGCGGATGACAAAATACCGGCTGAAACAGAAGTTAGGATTAGATAGTGAAACCGTTTTGGTTACCTACTTAAAATCGATTTTATAG
- a CDS encoding DNA alkylation repair protein → MKNTTEAEKILAQIGSNTKLGDLRKIAKEIKKNHALAMELWATKLFLPKQLAILIMDNKLLDHTIIDGLTEDMYIHDATERNQLIDWLMANQLTKDKKNIALMQSWADSPFSLQRRIYWYYQARLRWTGQTAPANTADLLAAIEKNIAGEEPEVQWAMNFTAGWIGVYEKKYRDRCIELGEKTGLYKGDMVSKGCTPNYLPEFIAMESEKRSL, encoded by the coding sequence ATGAAAAATACAACAGAAGCGGAAAAAATACTGGCGCAGATTGGCAGCAATACAAAGTTGGGCGATCTACGTAAAATTGCCAAAGAGATAAAGAAAAACCACGCGCTAGCAATGGAGCTATGGGCCACCAAGCTATTCCTGCCTAAACAATTGGCGATCTTGATCATGGACAACAAGCTTCTGGACCACACTATTATCGATGGGCTGACCGAAGATATGTATATCCATGATGCTACGGAGAGAAACCAGCTGATAGATTGGCTAATGGCCAATCAGCTTACCAAAGACAAAAAGAATATTGCGCTCATGCAATCTTGGGCTGATAGCCCATTTTCGCTTCAGCGACGCATCTACTGGTATTATCAGGCTAGATTGCGATGGACCGGACAGACGGCCCCAGCAAACACGGCTGACCTACTTGCGGCAATAGAGAAGAATATTGCAGGCGAAGAGCCTGAAGTGCAATGGGCCATGAACTTCACTGCCGGATGGATTGGCGTATACGAAAAGAAATATCGGGATCGCTGCATAGAGCTCGGTGAAAAAACAGGGCTTTACAAGGGTGATATGGTATCGAAAGGCTGTACGCCAAATTACCTACCGGAATTTATTGCTATGGAAAGTGAGAAAAGAAGTCTTTAA
- a CDS encoding alpha/beta hydrolase yields MALQHPCSLLAILCLTFAFIACNTDKRNGDAEPLLNHQFSIYANEIRDSFQVSVQLPEEYNADSSKQHYPMVLLTDADLYFPMLAPVVRQYERIGLLPPIVLVGIGYGSIPKMDSLRVRDFLYPKAITSDEMEAPGGGLKFYDFICEQLIPTISQNYRLAEERLLLGHSFGANFSLLAMQTQQKSEEQTFHGFVAASPAIWYNDFYFLKQAVSLPPTKSISKLFLTIGSKEDKQWTIEPVKQYAAAIGKMQTDSMALSVFQYPEMTHMETGLVSMLQGIVAHFGNADEY; encoded by the coding sequence ATGGCTTTACAACATCCCTGCTCTTTACTCGCTATACTTTGTTTGACATTTGCATTCATAGCATGCAATACCGATAAAAGAAATGGCGACGCCGAGCCGCTGCTGAACCATCAGTTTTCTATATATGCCAACGAGATTCGAGATAGCTTTCAAGTTTCTGTACAACTACCCGAAGAATACAACGCCGACAGCAGCAAGCAACACTACCCTATGGTGCTACTTACCGATGCCGATCTTTACTTTCCTATGTTGGCCCCAGTTGTACGACAATACGAACGGATTGGACTGCTACCTCCAATCGTTCTAGTGGGCATCGGCTATGGTAGTATTCCTAAAATGGACTCCCTGCGTGTGCGAGATTTCTTGTATCCAAAAGCCATTACCTCCGATGAGATGGAAGCACCCGGTGGCGGGTTGAAATTCTACGACTTTATTTGTGAGCAGCTCATTCCAACGATCAGTCAAAACTATCGCTTAGCTGAAGAACGATTGCTGTTGGGTCATTCCTTTGGCGCCAACTTCAGCCTATTGGCTATGCAAACGCAACAGAAAAGTGAAGAACAAACATTCCATGGCTTCGTGGCTGCCAGTCCCGCCATATGGTACAACGACTTTTACTTCTTGAAGCAAGCGGTGAGCCTTCCTCCTACTAAAAGCATCAGTAAACTTTTCTTGACGATTGGCAGCAAGGAAGACAAGCAATGGACTATCGAACCCGTTAAACAGTATGCCGCGGCTATAGGTAAAATGCAAACCGACTCCATGGCCTTATCTGTATTCCAATATCCCGAGATGACACATATGGAAACGGGCTTAGTTTCCATGTTACAGGGAATAGTTGCCCATTTCGGAAATGCTGACGAATATTAA
- a CDS encoding CsbD family protein has translation MSELTWKGRWNEIKGKVKQQYADLTDDDLLYAEGKEDELLGKLQKTTGKTKDEVNSWLNEL, from the coding sequence ATGAGTGAATTAACATGGAAAGGACGTTGGAACGAAATTAAAGGTAAAGTAAAGCAACAATATGCAGACCTTACGGACGACGATCTATTATACGCTGAGGGTAAAGAAGATGAGTTACTCGGAAAGCTTCAAAAAACAACAGGAAAAACTAAGGATGAGGTCAATAGTTGGCTGAATGAGTTGTAG
- a CDS encoding leucine-rich repeat domain-containing protein has translation MKKLNTFLLAFMLLGSTAVLQSCSKDDAPVAEEEEQIDENTLEVEFENADLASFIREQLELATTAKITRGDLKKLSSLNIRTAIERRQTLANVSSLKGLEHATELTLLDFGNTKVNDLTPIAGLTKVTYLRMNETPVTDLSPVADYTTLTYFNANQAGSITDIAALDKNVNIEQIILRGNAIGDKMMTTIAKFGKLSRLNIRSTGVTNITVLGEMMAKGALLKTTPGYVETDAELDLRGNNITDFSPIQSYIDDNTAVPVSM, from the coding sequence ATGAAAAAGTTAAACACATTTTTACTGGCATTTATGCTTTTAGGATCAACCGCTGTACTACAATCTTGTAGCAAAGATGACGCTCCAGTTGCGGAAGAAGAGGAACAGATCGATGAGAATACCTTAGAGGTGGAATTTGAAAATGCCGATCTAGCTTCTTTTATCCGTGAGCAATTGGAACTGGCTACAACGGCGAAGATCACACGCGGCGATCTTAAAAAGCTATCATCTCTTAATATTCGTACGGCGATTGAACGCCGTCAGACCTTGGCGAACGTTTCGAGCTTAAAGGGCTTGGAACATGCAACGGAATTGACCCTACTCGATTTTGGCAATACAAAGGTGAATGATTTGACGCCTATCGCGGGCTTAACAAAAGTGACTTATCTGCGTATGAACGAAACGCCTGTTACAGATCTTAGTCCTGTAGCCGATTACACAACACTGACTTATTTTAATGCTAACCAAGCAGGTAGTATTACGGATATCGCCGCATTGGATAAAAATGTAAATATCGAGCAGATTATCCTCCGCGGAAATGCAATAGGCGACAAGATGATGACCACCATCGCCAAGTTCGGAAAATTAAGCAGATTGAATATTCGTAGTACAGGTGTAACCAACATTACGGTATTGGGCGAGATGATGGCAAAGGGTGCATTATTAAAAACAACGCCGGGCTATGTTGAGACAGATGCCGAACTCGATTTGCGCGGAAATAATATTACGGATTTTTCACCTATTCAATCCTATATCGACGACAATACGGCTGTTCCCGTGTCTATGTAG
- a CDS encoding TonB-dependent receptor — protein MYKYLLSIFASFWFVFSFAQNDNVRGFVVDKQTNEYLTGASVTLQSPNGDVLSSRAVGLNGAFSFSAPTTGSYVLVFDFMGYQQLRVPYVDKGEDQTYALQPNFNTLSAVEVQAHYKGTDQEARNMEKLSPNVINVISAKQIELSPDITVANVVQRVSGLSIERNANGDPQYAVVRGMNKRYNNTLVNGIKIPSPDNDNRFVPLDIFPAVFLEKLTVSKSLSADMEADAIGGTIDMIMKSVPQNRRLLEADFQLGGNTMSNDGKFITYDRSEVYKRSPAEYFGTDYYAVPGDFSPKMFTPINKQVLPDILASASYGTRLLNNKFGVLVGGSFQNSYRPNQSYFYDPRPNVAASNALNMQQLIERRTSTQQQRMAFHAKLDYNFSPKHTVSVYGGQYLLNEFRVREQYRRDIFSSNDNYPVFPTTRITNSYQTISIADLQGKHQLSNLLLLDWHLVYSTAKNELPDDGVFMRSARWSNAQNGYFDEQPYFQDSPNTRTWERNRDEDISAFVNATYKPNFIEALDQIKIGGMYRSKFRDNFYNYYRYDAIATLTGVRGEDWQNFGDLPWKSFTNGFGDGNRSSLVYDANEAVAAGYINSNWNFGLLALQVGLRAEHTVQGYEINANAAEANATDLSKEQRYINFFPSASAKYALATDNWLKATYYKAISRPGFFEIVPTRRAAGGGDSFYAEEGNPNLQPTIAHNFELRYELFPSALDQILVEICCIC, from the coding sequence ATGTATAAATATTTACTCAGCATTTTTGCTTCCTTTTGGTTCGTCTTTTCTTTTGCGCAAAACGACAATGTACGCGGTTTTGTTGTTGATAAACAAACCAACGAATACCTCACAGGAGCAAGTGTCACCTTGCAATCCCCAAACGGCGATGTGCTAAGCTCTAGGGCGGTGGGGCTCAATGGCGCGTTCTCCTTTTCGGCTCCTACAACAGGCAGCTATGTGCTCGTTTTCGATTTTATGGGCTACCAGCAACTGCGGGTGCCTTACGTCGATAAAGGGGAAGACCAAACATACGCCCTACAACCAAATTTTAACACTCTATCGGCCGTGGAAGTGCAGGCACATTATAAAGGAACTGATCAGGAAGCTCGAAATATGGAGAAACTATCTCCAAATGTGATCAATGTGATTTCTGCCAAACAAATCGAGCTGTCTCCAGATATTACCGTAGCAAATGTTGTACAGCGTGTGTCTGGACTATCCATCGAGCGGAATGCTAACGGTGATCCACAGTATGCTGTAGTACGGGGTATGAACAAGCGCTACAATAATACCTTGGTCAATGGTATCAAGATTCCTTCTCCTGATAATGACAATCGTTTCGTACCACTGGACATATTTCCTGCCGTCTTTTTGGAAAAATTGACTGTTTCGAAGTCGCTTTCGGCTGACATGGAGGCTGATGCGATTGGTGGAACGATAGACATGATCATGAAATCTGTTCCGCAGAATAGAAGACTTCTAGAGGCAGATTTTCAACTAGGTGGTAATACGATGAGCAACGACGGCAAGTTCATTACCTACGATCGATCTGAAGTTTACAAACGCTCTCCAGCAGAGTATTTCGGTACTGATTATTATGCTGTACCGGGAGATTTCTCCCCCAAGATGTTTACGCCGATCAATAAGCAGGTGTTGCCCGACATTTTAGCTAGTGCGAGTTACGGAACACGATTGTTGAACAATAAATTTGGTGTATTGGTCGGGGGAAGCTTCCAAAATTCATACAGACCTAATCAAAGTTACTTTTACGATCCACGGCCAAATGTGGCTGCCAGCAATGCATTAAATATGCAGCAACTGATCGAAAGACGAACCAGCACCCAGCAGCAACGAATGGCATTTCATGCGAAGCTGGATTACAACTTCTCGCCCAAGCACACAGTCTCCGTGTATGGAGGACAATACCTGCTGAATGAGTTTCGTGTACGGGAGCAGTATAGGAGAGATATCTTCAGCTCGAACGATAATTATCCGGTATTCCCGACCACTCGCATTACGAACAGCTACCAAACAATCTCTATAGCCGATTTACAGGGTAAGCACCAACTCTCCAATCTATTGCTGTTGGATTGGCACCTTGTTTATTCAACGGCAAAAAATGAGTTGCCTGACGATGGTGTTTTTATGCGGAGTGCCCGTTGGAGTAATGCGCAAAATGGTTACTTCGACGAACAGCCCTACTTTCAGGATTCTCCAAACACAAGGACTTGGGAACGGAACCGCGATGAAGATATATCGGCTTTTGTAAATGCTACTTACAAGCCTAACTTTATCGAAGCCCTTGATCAGATCAAGATCGGAGGGATGTACCGATCAAAGTTCAGGGACAATTTCTATAATTATTACCGATATGATGCCATTGCTACCTTAACAGGCGTTCGCGGGGAGGATTGGCAAAATTTTGGTGACTTACCTTGGAAATCTTTTACTAATGGATTCGGTGATGGTAACAGAAGTAGTCTGGTCTACGATGCTAACGAAGCAGTAGCTGCGGGGTATATCAACAGTAATTGGAACTTTGGTCTTTTGGCACTGCAGGTAGGTCTACGTGCAGAACATACTGTTCAAGGCTATGAAATAAATGCCAATGCTGCTGAAGCCAATGCAACCGATCTCTCCAAAGAGCAACGGTATATCAACTTTTTTCCATCGGCCAGTGCAAAATATGCTTTGGCTACAGATAATTGGCTGAAAGCTACCTACTATAAAGCAATCAGCAGACCGGGTTTTTTCGAAATCGTGCCTACTAGACGTGCTGCCGGCGGGGGCGACTCCTTTTATGCAGAAGAAGGAAATCCAAACCTGCAACCAACGATTGCTCATAATTTCGAGCTGCGCTACGAGCTTTTTCCCTCAGCCTTAGATCAGATTCTTGTAGAAATTTGTTGTATTTGCTAA
- a CDS encoding DedA family protein: MWLKLCQILILFPFSLVFLPSDITSLFMDSLLPFLHNLTDPDWLVAHGGLYLLLLIIFAETGILIGFFLPGDPILFIAGIIIANMKIEPGQEIPTLLYWISLICVAAVIGNFVGYWSGKYFGHRLLKMKDNFIFKKHYIFKAQEFYERQGGAAIILARFLPIVRTFAPIVAGIVGMNFRKFAFYNITGAVLWVASLVTLGYLLGENAWVQQNLEYVILGIVLLATAPVIIKAVFGKKQPIKTDAVTEKVH, encoded by the coding sequence ATGTGGCTTAAGTTATGTCAGATTCTTATTTTATTCCCATTTTCATTAGTATTTTTGCCGTCAGATATTACATCATTATTCATGGATTCACTTTTACCGTTTTTACACAACCTTACCGACCCGGACTGGCTGGTAGCGCATGGCGGACTTTATCTTCTTCTTCTTATTATTTTTGCCGAAACAGGTATCTTGATTGGTTTCTTTCTTCCGGGCGATCCTATTCTTTTTATCGCAGGAATTATCATTGCCAACATGAAAATTGAACCGGGGCAAGAGATCCCTACACTGCTGTATTGGATTTCACTCATTTGTGTCGCTGCCGTTATCGGTAATTTTGTAGGCTATTGGAGCGGTAAATATTTTGGTCATAGGCTGTTAAAGATGAAAGACAATTTTATCTTTAAGAAGCACTATATTTTTAAGGCGCAAGAATTTTATGAACGTCAGGGTGGTGCGGCAATTATTCTAGCGCGTTTTCTACCTATCGTTCGCACCTTTGCCCCTATCGTAGCAGGCATCGTAGGCATGAATTTCAGAAAGTTTGCTTTTTACAATATTACGGGGGCCGTGCTTTGGGTAGCGAGTCTTGTTACGCTGGGTTACCTATTGGGCGAAAATGCGTGGGTACAACAAAACTTGGAGTACGTTATTTTAGGTATCGTGTTGCTTGCCACTGCTCCGGTTATTATTAAAGCCGTTTTCGGCAAAAAACAGCCTATCAAAACCGACGCCGTTACCGAAAAAGTACATTAA